Proteins from a genomic interval of Pseudomonas paeninsulae:
- a CDS encoding SDR family NAD(P)-dependent oxidoreductase — MFTNKVVVITGAGSGIGRALAQQLGAAGARLALSDINMAGLEETLKSLPSNCKAQGYPLDASSWAAFQAHAEEVKTDFGTAHFIINNAGATLVGTVANSSIEEFEWQLGINMWGVLYGTKAFLPMMQAQREGCIVNISSVFGLIAFPTQSAYNMSKFAVRGLTECLWQELEGSGVRAVCVHPGGIKTNIEKAGRRVKAAGVDEATFSANAGKMLKTSPDECAADIINGLRKGHKRILTGNKSRTIFWMTRLFPNFYPTLMKHLA; from the coding sequence ATGTTCACCAATAAAGTCGTAGTCATCACGGGTGCTGGCTCGGGTATCGGCCGGGCACTGGCACAACAACTGGGCGCCGCCGGCGCACGGTTGGCGCTGTCCGACATCAATATGGCTGGCCTAGAAGAAACCCTGAAATCGCTACCCAGCAACTGTAAAGCCCAGGGCTATCCGCTGGACGCCTCCTCATGGGCCGCCTTCCAAGCCCATGCGGAGGAGGTAAAAACCGATTTCGGCACCGCCCATTTCATCATCAACAATGCCGGAGCCACCCTGGTTGGCACTGTCGCCAACAGCTCGATTGAAGAATTTGAATGGCAGCTCGGCATCAATATGTGGGGCGTGCTGTACGGCACCAAGGCGTTTCTGCCGATGATGCAGGCCCAGCGCGAAGGCTGCATCGTCAATATATCCAGCGTATTTGGCCTGATCGCCTTTCCTACACAAAGCGCCTACAACATGTCGAAGTTTGCCGTTCGCGGCCTGACCGAATGCCTCTGGCAAGAGCTTGAAGGCAGCGGCGTGCGCGCCGTGTGCGTACACCCCGGCGGAATCAAAACCAACATCGAAAAAGCCGGACGCCGGGTCAAGGCCGCCGGCGTTGATGAGGCCACGTTCTCAGCCAACGCCGGAAAGATGCTGAAAACCTCGCCCGACGAGTGCGCAGCCGACATCATCAACGGGCTGCGTAAAGGCCACAAACGCATCCTCACCGGTAACAAATCCAGAACGATTTTCTGGATGACCCGCCTGTTTCCAAACTTCTATCCGACCTTGATGAAACACCTGGCCTGA
- a CDS encoding AMP-binding protein, translated as MAIIDFYDRGWAINPEGVAYIQDERSYSFNEVGELSCRIANKLLALGLPKETKGAVWSTNDVTAWGCTLGLWRANMCWIPVNARNSVEENHYILDAFDCDVMFYQSYFASIIADLRPRLPKIKHWICIDADQADAPSLAAWSADQPTSRPEVPFDMDDMVMLSPTGGTTGMPKGVMNTHRSTQTFIAHFMLACPYSADERPVNLAAAPMTHTAGLLAVPCTAQGGTVVVVTKPDPALILAAVAKHQVTEFFLPPTVIYKLLDIPGIDQVDFSSVKYLMYGAAPMSVNKLKKAIELWGPIMAGGYGQTEAPASIANLPPSHHFINGQLGSDERLSSVGRPNPLIRVEMMNDDQQILPRGETGEICVRGDLVMKGYYKQPEKTAETIINGWLHTGDVGHIDAEGYLHITDRKKDMIISGGFNVYPSEVEQVIWGHPAVQDCAVIGVPDEKWGEAVKAVIELNAGQSVSAEEIIALCKEKLGSVMAPKTVDFIDLLPRSPVGKVLKKDLRQQYWDKADRKI; from the coding sequence AACCCTGAAGGTGTCGCCTACATCCAGGACGAACGCAGCTACTCGTTCAACGAAGTGGGCGAGCTATCTTGCCGCATCGCCAACAAGTTGCTGGCGCTAGGCCTGCCGAAAGAAACCAAAGGTGCCGTGTGGTCGACCAACGATGTCACGGCCTGGGGCTGCACCCTAGGTCTGTGGCGCGCCAACATGTGCTGGATACCGGTCAACGCGCGCAACTCAGTGGAAGAAAACCATTACATCCTTGATGCGTTTGATTGCGATGTAATGTTCTACCAAAGCTATTTCGCCTCAATTATTGCTGATTTGCGGCCACGACTGCCGAAGATCAAACACTGGATCTGCATCGATGCCGATCAGGCAGATGCCCCATCACTGGCAGCCTGGAGTGCCGATCAGCCTACCAGCCGCCCTGAAGTACCCTTCGACATGGACGACATGGTGATGCTGTCGCCCACCGGCGGCACCACCGGCATGCCCAAAGGCGTGATGAATACCCACCGCAGCACCCAGACCTTTATCGCCCACTTTATGTTGGCCTGCCCTTACTCGGCAGATGAGCGCCCGGTGAATCTGGCCGCGGCCCCCATGACCCACACTGCCGGCTTGCTGGCCGTGCCCTGCACCGCCCAAGGCGGCACCGTAGTGGTGGTGACTAAGCCCGATCCGGCGCTGATTCTCGCCGCCGTGGCCAAGCACCAGGTGACCGAGTTTTTCCTGCCACCCACGGTAATCTACAAGCTGCTGGACATCCCCGGCATCGACCAAGTCGACTTCTCCTCGGTGAAGTACCTGATGTACGGCGCCGCACCGATGTCGGTGAACAAACTGAAAAAAGCCATCGAACTGTGGGGCCCCATCATGGCCGGCGGTTATGGCCAAACCGAAGCACCCGCCTCGATCGCCAACCTGCCGCCCAGCCATCACTTCATCAATGGCCAACTTGGCTCGGACGAACGCCTGTCCTCGGTAGGCCGCCCCAACCCGTTGATCCGGGTAGAGATGATGAACGACGACCAGCAGATCCTGCCCCGCGGTGAAACCGGCGAGATCTGTGTACGCGGCGATCTGGTGATGAAGGGTTATTACAAACAGCCGGAGAAAACTGCGGAAACCATCATCAACGGCTGGCTGCACACCGGCGATGTCGGCCATATCGACGCCGAAGGCTACCTGCATATCACCGACCGCAAGAAGGACATGATCATCAGTGGTGGCTTCAATGTGTACCCCAGCGAAGTCGAGCAAGTGATCTGGGGCCATCCGGCCGTACAGGACTGCGCCGTGATCGGCGTACCCGATGAAAAGTGGGGCGAAGCGGTTAAGGCCGTGATCGAGCTGAATGCCGGACAAAGCGTCAGCGCTGAGGAAATTATTGCCCTGTGCAAAGAGAAGCTGGGCAGTGTGATGGCGCCGAAAACCGTCGATTTTATTGACTTACTGCCACGCAGTCCGGTCGGCAAGGTCTTGAAGAAAGACCTGCGCCAACAATACTGGGACAAGGCTGACCGTAAGATCTAA
- a CDS encoding SDR family NAD(P)-dependent oxidoreductase: MFQDKVVVISGAGSGIGRELAFQLTEAGARVALSDINRAGLDETMKRLPNGSKAKG; encoded by the coding sequence ATGTTCCAAGACAAAGTAGTCGTCATCAGCGGCGCGGGATCAGGCATTGGCCGGGAGCTGGCCTTCCAACTGACAGAGGCCGGTGCGCGTGTCGCACTGTCCGACATTAACCGTGCAGGCCTCGACGAAACCATGAAGCGGCTACCTAACGGCAGCAAGGCAAAGGGCTAA
- a CDS encoding SDR family NAD(P)-dependent oxidoreductase — protein sequence MKNVHNKVAVITGAGIGQALAIALAREGTRLALSDIDEAGLARTRSQLPASSEVRLYRLDVTDRQAVDTHAARALRR from the coding sequence ATGAAAAACGTCCACAACAAGGTCGCGGTAATTACCGGCGCCGGCATCGGTCAGGCATTGGCCATAGCCTTGGCCCGCGAGGGCACACGTCTGGCCCTGTCGGACATCGATGAAGCCGGGCTGGCGCGCACCCGCAGCCAACTGCCGGCCAGCAGCGAAGTTCGTCTGTATCGCCTCGACGTCACCGACCGCCAGGCGGTGGATACCCATGCCGCCCGAGCGCTGCGCCGCTGA
- a CDS encoding enoyl-CoA hydratase/isomerase family protein, producing MNYENFKTLSVSTDKGVAFVTLSHGEINLLDMDMLIDLDRLGRELEQDDEIKVMVLQSANPDFFVAHADLGTIATLPSEPAAREETLGWINQVFDRLRTSNTVSIAKIQGRARGGGSELALACDMRFGEIGRAVFGQPEVGVGIIPGAGGTVRLPRLIGQARALEIILGCGDINAVVAERYGYLNRALSAAEIDMFVSSLAYRIAGFPAEALALAKESVRFSGSIEDELNHEEVAFLKSVHSEPAKRRMGAALGMGLQTAAVEKCCFTHIWAPLAGV from the coding sequence ATGAATTACGAAAACTTCAAAACCCTCAGCGTCAGTACCGATAAAGGGGTGGCCTTTGTCACCCTGTCCCACGGCGAGATCAACCTGCTGGACATGGACATGCTGATCGACCTCGACCGTCTCGGCCGCGAGCTTGAACAGGACGATGAAATCAAGGTGATGGTGCTGCAAAGTGCCAACCCGGACTTCTTCGTCGCCCATGCCGACCTCGGCACCATCGCCACTCTGCCCAGCGAGCCGGCGGCGCGCGAGGAAACCCTGGGCTGGATCAACCAGGTATTCGACCGCTTGCGCACCAGCAATACAGTCAGCATCGCCAAGATTCAGGGCCGCGCGCGCGGCGGTGGCAGCGAACTGGCACTGGCCTGCGACATGCGCTTCGGTGAGATTGGCCGGGCGGTGTTCGGTCAGCCCGAGGTGGGCGTCGGCATCATCCCAGGTGCCGGTGGCACCGTGCGCCTGCCACGTCTGATCGGCCAGGCCCGCGCGTTGGAAATCATCCTCGGCTGCGGCGACATCAACGCCGTAGTCGCCGAGCGCTACGGCTACCTCAACCGCGCCTTGTCAGCGGCCGAGATTGATATGTTCGTTAGCAGCCTGGCCTACCGTATTGCCGGCTTCCCGGCTGAGGCTCTGGCACTGGCTAAGGAATCGGTACGCTTCAGCGGCAGCATTGAGGACGAGTTGAACCACGAGGAAGTGGCCTTCCTCAAATCGGTGCACAGCGAACCGGCCAAGCGCCGCATGGGCGCCGCCTTGGGCATGGGCCTGCAGACCGCGGCCGTGGAAAAGTGCTGCTTTACCCATATCTGGGCGCCGCTGGCCGGCGTCTGA
- a CDS encoding AMP-binding protein: MAKYPVVVYGASGYTGMLIMDWLIDQNIPFTAVARNAKRTQEMMVERVVRLESATYEILEVEHNVESLTQAFKGAKVVCNTVGPFVSFGAATMEAALKAGCHYLDTTGEQAHILAAREQFGELYRQAGLVLSPSMSYMYTFSEIAVELTCRIANGLLADGLPSQTKGAVWALNDVTAWACTLGQWRANMTWIPVGARNAAEENHYLLDAFDCEVLFFQEYFAEVIAEMQPHLPKIKLWICIDGDAKAVPGAIPLHSWIAEQPTSAPNVAVDLDDVVALMPTGGTTGAPKGVMNTHRSLQTWCAHMLISCAYNSAEHPVNLAAAPITHTAGILTLPCTAQDGTVVVVTKPDPVLILGAVAKHQVTEFFLPPTVIYKLLGIPGIDQVDFSSVKYLMYGAAPMSVNKLKKAIELWGPIMAGGYGQTEAPASIANLPPSHHFINGQLAPDERLSSVGRPDPLIRVEMMNDDQQILSRGETGEICVRGDLVMRGYYKQPQKPSSTAGCTPAMSAISTPKATCISPTARRT; encoded by the coding sequence ATGGCCAAATATCCCGTTGTTGTCTATGGCGCTTCCGGCTACACCGGCATGTTGATCATGGACTGGTTAATCGACCAAAACATTCCGTTTACTGCGGTTGCGCGTAACGCCAAGCGCACCCAGGAAATGATGGTCGAGCGCGTGGTGCGCCTGGAGTCGGCGACCTATGAGATTCTCGAGGTCGAGCATAACGTCGAGTCGCTGACCCAAGCTTTCAAGGGCGCCAAGGTGGTGTGTAATACCGTCGGCCCCTTCGTCAGTTTCGGCGCAGCCACCATGGAGGCCGCGCTCAAGGCCGGCTGCCACTACCTCGACACCACCGGTGAACAGGCCCATATCTTGGCCGCCCGCGAGCAGTTCGGCGAACTCTACCGCCAAGCCGGCCTAGTGCTCTCGCCGTCCATGTCCTACATGTACACCTTCTCCGAGATTGCCGTCGAACTGACCTGCCGTATCGCCAACGGACTGCTGGCCGACGGTTTGCCGAGCCAGACCAAGGGCGCCGTGTGGGCCCTGAACGACGTCACTGCCTGGGCCTGCACCCTAGGTCAGTGGCGCGCCAACATGACCTGGATTCCGGTTGGCGCACGCAATGCCGCGGAGGAAAATCACTACCTGCTCGACGCCTTCGATTGCGAGGTGCTGTTCTTCCAGGAATATTTCGCCGAGGTGATCGCCGAGATGCAACCGCACCTGCCCAAGATCAAGCTGTGGATCTGCATCGACGGTGACGCCAAAGCCGTACCAGGTGCAATTCCCCTGCACAGCTGGATCGCCGAGCAGCCAACTAGCGCGCCGAATGTAGCGGTCGACCTCGACGACGTGGTCGCCCTGATGCCCACCGGCGGCACCACCGGCGCACCGAAAGGGGTGATGAACACCCATCGCAGCCTGCAGACCTGGTGCGCGCACATGCTGATTAGCTGCGCCTATAACTCGGCCGAACACCCGGTCAATCTGGCTGCCGCACCCATCACCCATACCGCCGGCATCCTCACCCTGCCCTGCACCGCCCAAGACGGCACCGTGGTAGTAGTGACCAAACCGGACCCTGTGTTGATTCTCGGCGCCGTGGCCAAGCACCAGGTGACCGAGTTTTTCCTGCCACCCACGGTGATCTACAAGCTGCTGGGCATCCCCGGCATCGACCAAGTCGACTTCTCCTCGGTGAAGTACTTGATGTACGGCGCCGCACCGATGTCGGTGAACAAACTGAAAAAAGCCATCGAACTGTGGGGCCCCATCATGGCCGGCGGTTATGGCCAAACCGAAGCGCCCGCCTCGATCGCCAACCTGCCGCCCAGCCACCATTTCATCAATGGCCAACTCGCCCCGGATGAGCGCCTGTCATCAGTTGGCCGCCCCGACCCGTTGATCCGGGTAGAGATGATGAACGACGACCAGCAGATTCTGTCGCGCGGTGAAACCGGCGAGATCTGCGTTCGCGGTGACCTGGTAATGAGGGGCTACTACAAACAACCGCAGAAACCATCATCAACGGCTGGCTGCACACCGGCGATGTCGGCCATATCGACGCCGAAGGCTACCTGCATATCACCGACTGCAAGAAGGACATGA
- a CDS encoding AMP-binding enzyme — protein sequence MIISGGFNVSPSEVEQVLRGHPAERDCSVIGVPDSPWGEAVKAVVELNAGQSVTAEELITLCKNQLGSVKSPKTVDFVESLQRSPVGKVLKKDLRAQYWQDSTRKI from the coding sequence ATGATCATCAGTGGTGGCTTCAATGTGTCTCCCAGCGAAGTCGAGCAGGTGCTTCGGGGCCACCCGGCGGAGCGAGACTGCTCAGTTATCGGCGTGCCCGACAGCCCGTGGGGCGAAGCGGTCAAGGCGGTAGTTGAACTGAATGCCGGACAGAGCGTCACGGCCGAAGAACTGATCACCCTGTGCAAGAACCAGCTTGGCTCGGTCAAGTCACCGAAAACCGTCGACTTCGTCGAGTCCCTGCAGCGCAGCCCGGTGGGCAAGGTGCTGAAGAAAGACCTGCGCGCCCAGTACTGGCAGGACAGCACCCGGAAAATCTGA
- a CDS encoding SDR family oxidoreductase, translated as MNKRPNILITGVSTGIGLDAAEHLIKQGYHVFGSVRKPADAKRVQQALGEHFTPLLFDVTDAKAITTAVEQVQQQVGDAGLCALVNNSGVSGAAPLMYEPVDDVRKMFEVNVFGLLQVTQAFLPLLGARENCPHAPGRLINISSISGGLVFPFVGAYGGSKHAVEAFSDALRRELGIFGIKVIAIEPGNIRTPIWEKSHEADQRFAATAYASHMAKMPAILAKMGKNGAPPELVSKTILRAIETKRPKTRYPLTPLWRLSRVLGDGALDLLTKAAMGIK; from the coding sequence ATGAACAAGCGACCCAACATACTGATTACTGGCGTTTCCACCGGCATCGGTCTGGATGCTGCCGAACATCTGATCAAGCAGGGCTACCACGTGTTCGGTAGCGTGCGCAAACCAGCCGACGCCAAGCGCGTGCAGCAAGCCCTAGGCGAACACTTCACCCCACTGTTGTTCGATGTGACCGATGCCAAGGCCATCACCACCGCCGTAGAGCAAGTGCAGCAGCAAGTTGGTGATGCCGGGCTCTGCGCACTGGTCAACAACTCCGGGGTGTCCGGCGCCGCGCCGCTGATGTACGAGCCAGTCGACGACGTGCGCAAGATGTTCGAAGTCAACGTGTTCGGCCTGCTGCAAGTAACCCAGGCCTTTCTGCCGCTGCTCGGCGCACGGGAAAACTGCCCCCACGCGCCGGGTCGGCTGATCAACATCAGCTCCATCAGCGGCGGCCTGGTGTTTCCCTTCGTCGGCGCCTACGGCGGCAGCAAGCATGCAGTGGAAGCCTTCAGCGACGCCCTGCGCCGTGAGCTGGGCATCTTCGGCATCAAGGTAATCGCCATCGAGCCGGGCAATATCCGCACGCCCATCTGGGAAAAATCCCACGAGGCCGACCAGCGTTTCGCCGCCACCGCCTATGCCAGCCACATGGCCAAGATGCCGGCGATTCTCGCCAAGATGGGTAAAAACGGCGCGCCACCAGAGCTGGTCAGCAAGACCATTTTGCGCGCCATTGAAACCAAGCGACCCAAGACCCGCTACCCGCTGACGCCACTGTGGCGTTTGTCGCGGGTACTGGGCGACGGCGCCCTCGACCTGCTGACCAAGGCCGCCATGGGCATCAAGTAG
- a CDS encoding thiolase family protein gives MSTIYIAGIAMTVFGRHFERSLDDLAGEALRGALKDAGCTTRDLGAAFYAGMTNGPLQGQIAIPGQVVLSKIGVEGIPIYNVENACASGSTAFNLAVQSLKAGSTDVALAIGAEKMNIPDKVKAFSIFEAGWDVSRAEENYQTLVKMGEGVEPPAGSQSDKPFSKFMEIYAALCRFHMKTYGTTQRQIAAVCAKNHTHSVHNPFSQFRKPFTIDEVLAAPPITYPITLPMCAPLSDGAAAAILCTEEGLKRIGADKSRCIKVSASVIRSFTHRRLDQPELNIGRLASNQAYEQAGLGPQDMHVAEVHDASAMGEIIQAENLGLIELGMGGPAAERGEFTLGGRIPVNTSGGLESKGHPLGATGIGQLYELVTQLRGEAGARQVEGARHAIQENGGGLQGIEEAVVAIHILSK, from the coding sequence ATGAGCACTATCTATATTGCCGGTATCGCCATGACCGTGTTCGGTCGCCATTTTGAACGCAGCCTCGACGATCTCGCAGGCGAAGCCTTGCGCGGTGCCTTGAAGGATGCTGGCTGCACCACTCGCGATCTCGGCGCAGCCTTTTATGCCGGCATGACCAATGGCCCGCTGCAAGGTCAGATCGCCATTCCAGGCCAGGTAGTGCTGAGCAAGATCGGGGTCGAAGGTATTCCGATCTACAACGTGGAAAATGCCTGCGCCTCGGGCAGCACCGCCTTCAACCTGGCGGTGCAAAGTCTCAAGGCCGGCAGTACCGATGTAGCCTTGGCCATCGGTGCAGAAAAGATGAACATCCCTGACAAGGTAAAAGCCTTTTCGATTTTCGAAGCCGGCTGGGATGTGTCCCGCGCCGAAGAAAACTACCAAACCTTGGTAAAGATGGGCGAAGGCGTGGAGCCGCCAGCCGGCTCTCAATCGGACAAGCCATTCAGCAAGTTCATGGAAATCTATGCCGCGCTGTGCCGTTTTCATATGAAGACCTATGGCACCACTCAGCGGCAGATTGCCGCCGTGTGCGCGAAGAATCACACCCATTCGGTGCATAACCCGTTCTCGCAATTCCGTAAGCCGTTCACCATCGACGAAGTGCTCGCCGCACCACCGATCACCTATCCGATCACGCTGCCTATGTGCGCTCCGCTATCCGATGGTGCTGCAGCAGCGATCCTCTGCACCGAAGAAGGCTTGAAGCGTATCGGTGCCGATAAGAGCCGTTGCATTAAAGTATCCGCCAGCGTGATTCGCAGCTTCACTCATCGAAGACTGGATCAGCCGGAACTGAATATAGGCCGCCTAGCCTCCAACCAGGCCTACGAACAAGCCGGGCTAGGACCGCAGGATATGCATGTCGCCGAAGTGCACGACGCCTCGGCCATGGGTGAAATTATCCAGGCGGAAAACCTTGGTCTGATTGAACTAGGTATGGGCGGACCTGCGGCCGAACGTGGCGAATTCACCCTCGGCGGGCGAATCCCGGTCAACACCTCGGGCGGCCTGGAATCAAAAGGTCATCCGCTCGGCGCCACCGGCATCGGCCAGCTCTACGAACTGGTAACGCAGTTGCGCGGCGAGGCTGGCGCACGCCAGGTCGAGGGTGCACGCCATGCGATTCAGGAAAACGGCGGCGGTTTGCAGGGCATAGAGGAAGCGGTAGTTGCGATCCACATCCTGAGCAAATAG